The Argopecten irradians isolate NY chromosome 4, Ai_NY, whole genome shotgun sequence genome has a window encoding:
- the LOC138322281 gene encoding uncharacterized protein: MCNAVNSYQSWAYFLQLSNNSLPTSYHHRSTISNNSHPTSYHHRSTISNNSHPTSYHHRSTISNNSHPTSYNSKAPSVTTPILHPTITEASSVTTPIPNPTITEASSVTTHILHPTITEASSVTTHILHPTITEAPSVTTHILHPTITEAPSVTTPILHPTIQKQHQSIISNNSHSKSYNYRSIISNNSHPTSYNSKAPSVTTPIPNPTITVASSVTTPVLHSTITEASSGTTLFLHPTITEASSVTTPVLHSTITEASSVTTLFLHPTITEASSVTTHILHPTITEAPSVTTPFLHPTITEAPSVTTHILHPTITEAPSVTTPFLHPTITEAPSVTTHILHPTITEASSVTTLFLHPTITEAPSVTTHILHPTITEAPSVTTPFLHPTITDAPSVTTHILHPTITEASSVTTPILHPTITEAPSVTTHFLHPTITEASSVTTHILHPTITEAPSVTTPFLHPTITEAPSVTTPILHPTITEASSVTTPILHPTIQKHHQ, from the exons ATGTGCAATGCAGTAAATTCATATCAATCATGGGCATACTTCCTTCAACTCAGTAACAACTCTCTTCCTACATCCTACCATCACAGAAGCACCATCAGTAACAACTCACATCCTACATCCTACCATCACAGAAGCACCATCAGTAACAACTCACATCCTACATCCTACCATCACAGAAGCACCATCAGTAACAACTCACATCCTACATCCTACAATTCAAAAGCACCATCAGTAACAACTCCCATCCTACATCCTACAATTACAGAAGCATCATCAGTAACAACTCCCATTCCAAATCCTACAATTACAGAAGCATCATCAGTAACAACTCACATCCTACATCCTACCATCACAGAAGCATCATCAGTAACAACTCACATCCTACATCCTACCATCACAGAAGCACCATCAGTAACAACTCACATCCTACATCCTACCATCACAGAAGCACCATCAGTAACAACTCCCATCCTACATCCTACAATTCAAAAGCAACATCA AAGCATCATCAGTAACAACTCCCATTCCAAATCCTACAATTACAGAAGCATCATCAGTAACAACTCCCATCCTACATCCTACAATTCAAAAGCACCATCAGTAACAACTCCCATTCCAAATCCTACAATTACAGTAGCATCATCAGTAACAACTCCCGTCCTACATTCTACAATTACAGAAGCATCATCAGGAACAACTCTCTTCCTACATCCTACAATTACAGAAGCATCATCAGTAACAACTCCCGTCCTACATTCTACAATTACAGAAGCATCATCAGTAACAACTCTCTTCCTACATCCTACCATCACAGAAGCATCATCAGTAACAACTCACATCCTACATCCTACCATCACAGAAGCACCATCAGTAACAACTCCCTTCCTACATCCTACCATCACAGAAGCACCATCAGTAACAACTCACATCCTACATCCTACCATCACAGAAGCACCATCAGTAACAACTCCCTTCCTACATCCTACCATCACAGAAGCACCATCAGTAACAACTCACATCCTACATCCTACCATCACAGAAGCATCATCAGTAACAACTCTCTTCCTACATCCTACCATCACAGAAGCACCATCAGTAACAACTCACATCCTACATCCTACCATCACAGAAGCACCATCAGTAACAACTCCCTTCCTACATCCTACCATCACAGACGCACCATCAGTAACAACTCACATCCTACATCCTACCATCACAGAAGCATCATCAGTAACAACTCCCATCCTACATCCTACCATCACAGAAGCACCATCAGTAACAACTCACTTCCTACATCCTACCATCACAGAAGCATCATCAGTAACAACTCACATCCTACATCCTACCATCACAGAAGCACCATCAGTAACAACTCCCTTCCTACATCCTACCATCACTGAAGCACCATCAGTAACAACTCCCATCCTACATCCTACCATCACAGAAGCATCATCAGTAACAACTCCCATCCTACATCCTACAATTCAAAAGCACCATCAGTAA